From Pseudomonas sp. stari2:
TGGTGGTCAACAACGCCGGCATCCTGCGGGACAAGACTTTCCACAAGATGGAGGATGCCGACTGGGATCTGGTCTATCGCGTCCACGTCGAAGGCGCCTACAAAGTGACCCGCGCCGCATGGCCACACCTGCGCGAGCAAAACTACGGGCGAGTAATCTTCACCGCCTCGACCTCGGGCATTTACGGCAACTTCGGCCAGTCCAACTACGGCATGGCCAAGCTGGGTCTCTACGGTTTGACCCGTACCCTGGCCATCGAAGGTCGCAAGAACAACATCCTGGTCAACGCCATCGCACCCACCGGCGGCACGCGCATGACCGAAGGCTTGATCCCGCCGCAAGTGTTCGAACAACTCAAACCGGAACTGGTCAGCCCGCTGGTGGTGTACCTGGCCAGCGAGCAATGCCAGGAAACCTCGGGCCTGTTCGAAGTCGGCGGCGGCTGGATGGGCAAGGTGCGCTGGGAGCGCAGCCTGGGCGCCGGGTTCGATCCGCGCGTGGGGTTCTCACCGGAAGATGTGGCGGCGCACTGGCAGCAGATTTGTGATTTCGAAGGGGCGGCGCATCCGAAGGACAACATCGAGGCGCTGAAGGAAATGATGGCGAATTTGCAGAAGTATTCGTTGTAGGTGGAGAGGGCCACCCAGTTGATACTGGGTGGCCCGTCGCTCTGCTAAGCGTATTTGTTGTTTGACATGAAATCAGGAGCTTTCCAGTTCGGGCCTTTGGTAGCGATTGGCCCATCACCATTGGCGAGCACGCCCTCCTCGAAAAGCCTGGCGTAGGTTTTCAGTAACTCACCATTTTCGATGACTTCGTATCGATACCGTCCAAACATTCGATCTAGCGACGGAATCGCGGAGCCGAGTGCGAAGACAGTCAGGACATCTTCTACCGTTTCATTTTTGACGATCTGTTCGATGATGCTCACTGCTTGCCTCCTTTTAACAAGTTTCTAAAAAACAATTCGTCTTGTTTGTCCGCAGCCGCTATGGCGTCTTTCGAATAGAGCAGTGACTCATTATCTTCCAGCTTGAAATCTTCCAATGTCGCAGTGTGTGCGTTGTTCCACATGGGAGATTCTCTGTCGGGTCGGAAGGCATCACTCAAGCCCAGCGCTCGAAACCGTTCAAGCTCCCTGTTTTCATGAGTGTAATAGCGTAGATCCGTATCCGTGAAAGCCAGCCGTCCGCTGAGAATTTCTTCTAATCGCTGGATCATCACGTCATTGGCATCTGATTGATCGAGGCGTGCGATATGCAGCTTCACCGCATCGATTCCGGCGCGACTTATGACCGCAGATCGCCAGTCCAGATCAAGTACTGGCCCGCCAGCTTGGTTCGGATTGAAAACGCGGCCACTGAATTTCCCTCTGACGAACGCCCCGTCATAAGGACTGCTGAAAACCACATACAGCGGCGGTATCCCCGACTCAATCGGAAAAACCGTGATAAACCCACCCAACTCATACCGATCCAGTTCAGGAAACGGATCAACCCGCCCCTCTGCAGGAACCACTTCAGCGCCGTCGTAAACCGGCAGTTCCGAATCGACCTGCGGTAAATCCGTCGAGGGATTCAGTGGATTGACCAATGGCGTCCAGGTCAGCGTGGGGCCGTTGGTGTCACTGGCGGTGGAAACATAGGTATTTGTGCGAGCGTCGAAGTGAGCAGCCCTGACGGGCACATTGGCGGGAACAGTCAGACCATCTGTGGTGACTACGACGAACTCGATTTTGTCGCCTATCGTCGACGAACCCAGCCTGACCGGCAGATCGACTTCCCCTCCAATGGCGGCCAACTGATACAGCTCATCGCTGCTCAAGTCGGGTGCCAGGTCTGACAGTGGAACGCTGGCAGAGTAAAGATCGCCGTTGCCCAGTTTCGAGGGCGCGAGCAAAGCGGCGAACCCGACGATCACCGGCGCCGCCGCTGTGGAGATGGCCGCCAGCGCCAGGGACACCGCCGTTCGCAGCGACGTTCTGAGTGCCAGCGTGGTTGCCGGGTTGTTGCCAAAAACACCGAGCGGCCCGGTAAAGGTCGGGCCGAATGCGGCCATCGATCCGGCATTGGCAAAGACGGGAGATTGTCCGCTCAGGGCGTTTTCTGCTTGCCGTCGGGCTTGCTCCCTGGCGGTCTTGCGCGCTTTTTTGCGGCGTCTTTTTTGTGCCTTTCGCAGCGCTTTCTGCTGTTTTTCCTGGCGTGTTTTTTCAGCCAGCAGTTGGCGCTCTTCCATGCGGCGCTGAGCATCGGCCTGCGCTTGCTGGCGTGCCTGTTCGGCAGCAATCTGTTGCGCGGCAGCGTCGGCGGCGATTTGCGCCTGCTCAGCAGCAAGCCGTTGTGCTTCAGCCAGCGCTGCAAGGCGCGCCTCTTCACGAGCCTGGATTTCCTCTTGTTCCTTTTGCTGCCGTGCCGCCTCTGCGAGTGCTTGCTGACGGTGTTGTTCGGCGGCAACTTGCTCTCGCTCGGCCACTACGCGTGCAGCTTGTGCCAGCGCTTCAAGTCGAGCTTGTTCATTGATCCGCGCCAGTTCGGCAGCGGCTCTCTGCGCTTGTTGCTCGGCGGCGATTCGCGCTTGGTCGTTGGCCTGAACGGTCGCCAGCCAGTTGAGTACATTGACTTGCTGCTGGTTGAGCAACTGCAACGATTGCGACAAGAGCCTCGCTTCGTGAGCAGCTCTGTATGAAAACGACCAGGTCTGAAAGGCAATGCCATCTGGCTTGAGAGGGCGCTCCATCGTTCGCGCCCGCGCAGTGAAATCGTTCAACGGCCGGTTCAGGGGATCGCTGCCATAAAACGTGTTGCCCAAGGCGGTCTGGCGATGGAACTCGGCAGTCTTGCGCGCCATCAGCGTATTGCGAACACCGAGCTCGCGAATGATTGCCTCGGCGGGTGGCAGAGGGTGAGTTGGAACTTCAAGTCTGGCGGCGGCAAGTTCATGTTCGAGGGTTTGTGCAAGTTGACTGGATCTGACCTGAAACTCCTGATCCAGCACTTGAGCGGTGCCTTTCACGATATGTACGTTGCCCGCAAACGCAGGCGGCCGTTGAAAGGCGCCGCTACTGCTGACATCAAATGTAGTTGCGGGTAACGGGTTGTAGCCGGGAGGCGCTGGTGCTGTCGTGTGGATAGCTTCGGTCAGCTCCCATGCAGGAGGCCTTTGCATATTCATATCCTTTTGAATGTGCGCTGTTTGAAAGTGATGAGTTGTTCTGCCATTAGAAGTTACAGGTGAACCGTCGGGCGCGGGTCCGAGAGTCCTGTAGGCAGTTACAGAAGAGTGCGGCAGAAAATTCGGTGATAAATAACGAATAGAAGTTGTTCGTTATTTAAATAAGGAAGTTTCCGAAAAGGATTCAGGAAGCATCTGACAGTGGCGAGGGGAGTGACAGATTGCTGACACGACGCGATAAACCATCGCCCATAAAAAAGGCCGCTGCAAACGCAGCGGCCAAGGTAAGACGTTGGATCAAGGAGCTACAAATCAACGTCAGTGAACACCGGGGGCGATGGATCGAAAACGCTTCAAACCATCAGAAATCGGTTGCCGACGACTCGGTCGCGGACTTTCTGCTTCGTGGCGGTCTGCCGTGAAAGCCCGCTCAGAATAAGGGCTTGAAGCCAAAGGAAAAATAGCGATTCCGGACATGCACTGTTACGGGGCATGTAACAGTGTCGCGTCCCGAGGCGGGCATCATCCGTTGAATTGATCATGGGTTATCCAGCCTGCCCATGCCTCGCGGCAAGCCCCGTTCCAGGCGGGGATTCATCCTTTCGAGCGACAGCGCGAATACCTCCTTGGTGCGCTTATCGTCCCCGTGCGGCGGCAGTAGGGTGGGGCCTTCTGTCACTCACCGGGGAAGACGCATGACAAAAACAACAATGCGCGCCATCTTCAAACCGCAGGCGCTGGCGGCTGCGGTCGCCTTGGGTTGCTGTGCCCAGGCCCATGCGGTCGATTTCAACATCGGCGAAATCGAAGGCACGTTCGACTCATCACTGTCGGTCGGCGCGAGCTGGGGCATGCGCGATGCGGACAAGTCGCTGGTCGGCACGGTCAATGGCGGTACGGGCCAGTCTTCGACCGGTGATGACGGGCGCTTGAACTTCAAGAAAGGCGAGACCTTTTCCAAGATCTTCAAGGGCATCCACGACCTTGAACTGAAGTACGGCGACACCGGTGTGTTCGTGCGCGGCAAGTACTGGTACGACTTCGAACTCAAGGACGAAGACCGCGAGTTCAAGCCCATCAGCGACAAGGGCCGAAAGGAAGGCGCCAAGTCTTCCGGCGGGCAGATTCTCGACGCGTTCGTCTATCACAACTACTCCATCGCCGATCTGCCGGGCACCGTGCGCGCCGGCAAACAGGTGGTGAGCTGGGGCGAAAGTACCTTCATCGGCAACTCGATCAACAGCATCAACCCGATCGACGTTTCGGCCTTCCGCCGGCCCGGTGCGGAGATCAAGGAAGGCCTGATTCCGGTAAACATGCTGTTCGGCTCGCAAAGCCTGACTGACAAGCTCTCGGTCGAAGGCTTCTACCAATTGGAGTGGGATCAGACTGTTCTCGACAACTGCGGCACCTTCTTCGGTGTCGACGTCGCGGCGGATGGTTGCAACAACGGTTACACCGTCGGCAGCCCGGCGATTGCTCCGCTGGCGCCGTTGGCCGCTGCCTTCGGGCAACCCATCCAGGTCACTCGCGAAGGCGTGGTCGTACCCCGGGGCGGTGACCGTGATGCGCGGGATTCCGGGCAGTGGGGTACGGCGTTGCGCTGGCTCGGCGACGATACCGAATATGGCCTCTATTTCCTGAACTACCACAGCCGTACGCCCACGGTTGGCACCACCACGGCCGGCCTGTCGACTCTGGCGGCATTGCCGGGGATGGTCAGCACTGCCAACCGCCTCGCTCCCGGCAGCGGTTCCGGGCTGGCGCAAAGCGTGATGCTCGGGCGTGGTCAGTACTACCTCGAATACCCCGAAGACATCCGTCTGTATGGCGCGAGTTTCGCCACCACATTGCCCACCGGCACGGCATGGACCGGTGAGCTCAGCTACCGGCCCAACGCTCCGGTGCAGGTCAACACCAACGACCTGACCCTGGCCTTGCTCAACCCGATCGCCGGCGGCGCGGCATCCCCGCTGACCACCTCGCCGGGCGCCGACAACAAGGGCTACCGGCGCAAGGAAGTGACGCAACTGCAGAGCACCCTCACGCACTTCTTCGATCAGGTGCTGGGTGCCGAACGCCTGACCGTGGTCGGTGAGGCTGCGGTGGTCCGGGTCGGTGGTCTGGAGTCGCGCAGCAAGCTGCGTTACGGCCGAGATTCGGTGTACGGCCAGTACGGATTCGGTGGCGACACTGGCGGTTTCGTCACCTCGACCTCCTGGGGTTACCGCGCCCGGGCCATCCTCGATTACGCCAACGTGATCGGTGGGATCAACCTCAAGCCCAACTTGTCCTGGTCCCATGACGTTTCCGGTTACGGTCCCAACGGGTTGTTCAACGAAGGCGCCAAGGCCATCAGCGTCGGGGTCGATGCCGACTACCGCAATACCTACACCGCGAGCCTCAGTTACACCGACTTTTTCGGCGGCGATTACAACGTTCTCACTGACCGTGACTTCGTGGCCCTGAGCTTCGGCGTGAACTTCTGATCTGCCCGAGAAGGATGAAATCAATGCGCAAGATGATTCTGCAATGCGGTGTCCTGGCCCTCAGTCTGCTGGCCGCCAACGTGATCGCGGCGGTGTCGCCTCAAGAGGCCGACAAGCTTGGCACCAGCCTGACGCCGCTGGGCGCCGAGAAGGCCGGTAACGCTGACGGTTCGATTCCAGCCTGGACCGGTGGCATCCCGAAAAACGCCGGGGCGGTGGACAGCAAGGGCTTTCTCGCCGACCCGTTCGCCAGCGAAAAACCACTGTTCACAATCACCGCGGCTAACGTCGACCAATACAAGGCCAAACTTTCCGAAGGCCAGGTGGCGATGTTCAAACGCTATCCGGATACCTACAAGATCCCGGTCTACCCGACCCACCGCACCGTTGCCGTGCCGCCGGAAATCTACGAATCGGCCAAGCGCAGCGCGTTGAACGTTACCTCGATCAACGACGGCAACGGCCTGGCCAATTTCACCGGCAATCGCTACTACGCCTTCCCGATTCCGAAGAACGGCGTCGAGGTGCTGTGGAACCACATCACCCGTTATCACGGCGGTAACCTGCGGCGGATCATCACACAGGTGACACCGCAGACCAACGGCAGCTACACACCGATCCGCTTCGAGGAAGAGATCGCCGTGCCGCAGTTGATGAAGGATCTGGACCCGCAGCAGGCGGCCAACGTGCTGACTTTTTTCAAGCAGTCGGTGACCGCGCCGGCGCGCCTTGCCGGCAACGTGTTGCTGGTGCACGAAACCCTCGATCAGGTGAAGGAGCCGCGTCTGGCCTGGATCTACAACGCCGGGCAGCGTCGGGTTCGCCGTGCGCCGCAGGTGGCGTATGACGGGCCGGGCACCGCCGCCGATGGCCTGCGTACTTCGGACAACTTCGACATGTTCTCCGGTGCACCGGATCGTTATGACTGGAAGCTGATCGGCAAGAAGGAGATGTACATTCCATACAACAGCTACAAACTCGACTCACCGAAGCTCAAGTACGACGACATCGTCAAGGCCGGGCACATCAATCAGGACCTGACCCGCTACGAACTGCACCGGGTCTGGGAAGTGATCGGCACGGTAAAACCGAGCGAGCGGCACATCTATGCCAAGCGCCACATGTACATCGACGAGGACAGCTGGCAAGTGGCGCTGGCCGATCACTACGACGGTCGCGGACAGTTGTGGCGGGTGGCCGAAGGGCATGCCCAGTACTACTACGATCACCAGGCCCAGGCCTACACGCTGGAAGCGCTCTACGACATCATCGCCGGTCGCTACATTGCATTGGGCATGAAGAACGAGGAGAAGCACAGCTTCGAATTCGGCTTCGAAGCCAAGGCGGCCGACTTCACACCTTCGGCCCTGCGCGCCGAGGGCGTCCGGTAAAGGGAGCGATACACTTGCGAGACAGAAGGCGACCGGCTGGTCGCCTTTTTTATGGGCAGCAATCAGCGTACTGAATACTCGTCAACAAGCATCGGGGAGAGGGCTAGGGTGAACGTACAACGATAAAAAGGCGCACCTGATGACCGCCATGACACCCCTTCTGGATCGACCGGATTTTCTCCCGAGACTGTCTCCCCATCACTTGCCCCGTCCGCGTCTTTGCGAGGCACTGCTCGAGTCCGCGGCACGGGTCCGACTGATCTGCGCGCCGGCCGGTTGCGGTAAAACCGCGCTGCTCACCGAATGCCTGCTGCAGGCCCCCGTCAATTGCACCGTCTGCTGGTTGCCGCTGGCAGGGGCTTCCTTGAGTGTCGGCGAATGTTGCGAACGGCTTGCGCGTGCGATGGGGCTGACAACCTGGGACGAGGCGTCGCTGCTGTATGAACTGGCGCGACGGTCTACTGCTACCTGGGTGCTGATCGACGATTACTGCCGATACCCGGAGCCGGCGCTGGATGCATTGCTCGACCGAATGCTGGCGGTCAGCAGTCCGGCTGTGACGTGGTGGATCGGCACTCGGCGCCGCCCGTCCTGCAACTGGCCGCGCCTGCTGCTCGACGATGCCTTGTACGAATGTGAAGGCACGGCGTTGGCGCTGACCCGGTACGAGATTGCACAAGTGTTGCGCCACTTGCCTCCCGCCCAGGCCGACAGCGTGGCCGGGCGCATCTTTCAGCGCAGCGCCGGTTGGTGCGCCGGAGTACGGATGCTGATGATGCAAAAATGCGACTGGTCGCAAAAGACCCTGCCGCAGCAACGCATGGACACCTTGCTGGATTACTTGCAACACGAACTGTTCAGCGGACTGAGTCCGGAGCTGGCCGAGGCCTGGCGGGTGCTGGCGCAATTGCCGCGCTTCAATGCCAGCCTTTGCGATCACCTGTTCGGTGCCGGGGACGGGGCGCAATGGATGCGTACTCTGCAAACGCTGGGATGCTTTATCGAACCCTGGCGAGGATCTCCGGACTGGTTGCAGGTATGTGCGCCGCTGTCGCGCTTGATGCGTGACGAACCCTGGCCTGCCGGACGTTCCTGGCATCGCCGGGCCTGTCAGTGGTTTGCCGCCGGACAGCATTGGAAATGCGCCTTTGAGCAGGCGTTGCTGGCCGAAGAGTACGAGGTTGCGGTGAGCTTGTTGCAACACTTCAGTTTCGAGCATCTGTTCGAGGAACAGACGGTCGTGCTGTTGCTGCGTCTTTATGAGCAACGCGGTGAAGAATTGCTGCTGGGCTCTGCGCAATTGGTCGGTTTGATCACGGCGGCGTTGCTGTTCGCCGGGCGTTTTGCGCAGGCGGCAGATTGCATCGGGCAACTGTCGCGTTTCTTGCCGCCACCGTCGGCTGGCCAGCAACGGCAATTGATCGCCCGCTGGCAGGCTCAGCAAGGCTGGCTGTTGCACCTGCAAGGACGGATGGAGGAGGCGCGTGAACATTTCGAGCAAGCCTTGATCGATCTGTCGCCGCAGGCCTGGACTGCGCGTCTGCTATGTCTCTCGGGCCGCACACAGCAGGCGTTGCTGTGCGGTGATCTGGAGTTGGCTCACTCGATCAATCGTGAAGCGCTTTGCCTGGCCCGGGCTGAAGGTTCTCTGTTGTTTGAAGCGTTGCTGGAACTTGATCACGCCCAGTTGCTGGAGCAGCGTGGTGGGGCCGCCCGGGCCGAAGAGTTGCTGGCCAATCTTTGCGAAATGCTCGACTCGTCCGTCGAGCGACCGACGCCACTGCTGGGGCGCATCGCCCTGCGCCGGGGGCGACTGGCATTGAGCATGGGGCAACCAGGCCGGGCAGCCGAGTTCTTTCAGCAAGGGCTCGACGACTGTCTGCGCAGCTTTGACAAGCGTGTGCTTTACGGTTTTCTTGGTCAGGCGCAACTGGCCGCCGATCAGGGGAATTACGCTTACGCCTTCATGCGACTGCGGGACGCCGAACGGTTGATGCAGCAGCGACAGATTCCGGACACGGTTTATCGCGGCGTCCTGTTGCAGGTCAGCAGCGAGTTCTGGTTGCAACAAGGACGACCCGAACTGGCTCACGAGGCGTTGAGCCGGGTGCTCAGACATTATCGTGGCCCATGTGCAAGGCAGGCACCGCCGGCGACGCTGGAGCTGATTCCGCGCATAGAGTGTTTGCTGATTCTGGCAGAGGCCCGGTTGCAGCAGGCGCAACAGCCAGTGGTGCGATTGCAGTCTTTGCTCGAGCAGGCTCACGCCAGCCGGATGATCGTGCTTGAGGCCGAGTTGCTGTTGGCGATGAGCGAGGTGGTCTCGCTGCTTGATGACCCGGAGTCGGCCCGCCAGTGCTTTGACAAGGGTCGTACATTAGCCAGTCAATTCAACCTGTCGCGATTGTTGATGAGGTTTGAGGAACAGGCGCCAGGCATTTATCCCGATTCGACACTGGACAAGCAACATCCAGATAATAATAACGATGAAAGTTCATTGAGTTTGCGTGAATCGCAGGTTTTGCGATTAATCGCGTCGGGAAGTTCAAATCAGCAAATAGCGGACAAGTTATTCATCTCATTGCACACAGTTAAAACTCATGTCAGGCGAATTCATGCAAAGTTGGGCGTGGAACGCCGGACTCATGCGGTGGCGCGTGCAAGAGTTCTGGGTTTGTGCGTTTGACGGTTGTGGTTTTTTGTAAAAACATAGTGCGCCGGAATGGATCCAAATTATTTGTGATGATTGTCGGGTGTGTTCGTTTTTTTATCTTGGTTAGTTTATAGGCGGTCAAGCCGAAGCCTGTCTTGCTTTATAACTTCCAAGGGTATTTAAATGAATGTTGCATTGAATGAAAAACTTCTGTCGGAGAGCTATCCAGCCTGGCTGGAACGGTTGGGACAGACGGAAAGGAGAACTTATCTCGAACAAAGTAGGGTGTCCGAACTCAGCGACACCAGACTTCAGGACTTGTTGGCACCTTATACCTCTTTGAAAGACTATGCCCGTCATGTGGTGAGAGAGGTTCTGCAACTTGAGTTCGGACGTGAATTCGACGCCGATGAAATCCAGTGCAGTTGCCGATACACCTTCAGTGTGGGGAATCGGCAAGTCGTTCAGGAGGATACCCGATCGCTGACTGAGCAATTCATTATAGGTCTGCATGAAGAGGAACAGAGGGGGGAGATCTCCATTAAAGGCCGGGATCTTCCTTCAAGCCTGAACCAACAATGGCTGGAGGACATACTCGTTCGTGATGTTCGCTCGGTCTACGGTGCCGAACTCGGCAAATTGTACCAACGTGCTGATGTTATTGACGCCATGAAGAACGCGCTGCGTGAAAAACTCCTGTTAAGCGCATTGGCAGCTCGATATCAGGGCCACATCAGCAAAGACGATTATCTCTCGAGCGTTCAGCGTGCCGTAATGGGGGACAATGCCTTTGTGATAGATGGCATTCGCATAATCGAAGATACGCGACCATTGTCTCAGATGCTGGTCATCGGGGCTCGCAAGGGTAATGGCGAACCATTGTTTCTTTATGCACCTGACTCTCCCGGCGGTCAGACCTGGTACGAATGCCGCAGCTTGCGCCAGGTCGATATCACAGTGATCGACTGGACAAGGGAGCAGGCGGGGCGCGATTTCATTGCTTCCCGCGCTCATGCCTTGAACCGTCGTCAGATTGTGGGCTTTCTGAAAAAGCTCGAGAAAATGCCCAGTCTCTGGAGAGGCATAATTTCGGCATCGACACCGCACATGGCCGACGAGGCCTTGAACGGCATCGTTGAAAATGCTCGTGCCTGGCGGATTTCCGAAGAAGAAAGCCTGCGCCCCTATGGATATCGAACAGCGTCCATAGATCAACGCCAGAGCTATGCCCGCATCAATTGCGAACTCAAGGCATTGCAGACGCTGATGGTGCGTGAAGGCGGTTTTGTCACGTATGAGCGGTTCTGCTTTGATCTGATCAAGGAGCGCGTCGAGCAGGTGCTACTCGAGAAAGGAGAACAGATCACGATCAATCCCGACCGGATTTTCGTTGACGTCAGCCCGCAAGTGCAGATGACACTGACGGAGTTGATCATCACCGAAACCCATTTTTATGCAAACGATGCAGGTTCCCCCTGGAGTTATCCCCGATTCACATTGGCGCATGATCATCTGCCTGTGATGAATCTGGATATCCGCCATATTGCCAGTTGGTCACGAACACTACGCCCGGGTGAAAAATACATTGCAATGCTGCATGAGAAATACCTCGATCCTGACCATGCCGAAGGTGCTCTCAAACGTCTGATCCACAAACAAGTCGCGCGTCGCCATATGCAGATCGGCATTTTGCAGGAGCGCTTTCACGGACGTCTGAGGGCCGCGCAATTCGATCAGCTCATGCGGATTGTTGATGCCAGCGAAAACGTCGATACCCGCCCGTTGTTCTCCATTGGGTTCGAAGAGCCCGGGTTGTTCCAGTTCGAGATAAGGGATCGACCGGTAGTGGGAAACTTTGTTTTTCGCTGGGTGACAGCAGGGCAGGTCGAGAGTTATCTCTTCACTCCGGATGCACCCGACGGTCGTTCGATCCGGCCGTTTTCGGAGTTCGTTTCGGCCGTCAAGACACTTGAGCTTGGGCAGTATTTTTACGAGCGGGTGATGTACAAGGATCAGAAAGTTGTCGGAACCTATATCACCGATCTTGAACAACTGGAAAATTTCACTCAGATGCCGGTTGTTCAGCCGTATGCCCGAGCCACGGACTTCAGTGGTGATTTCGATGGTTTGATCCAGCGGACCATTTCCGATGTCGACGAGAAAACAGAAAGCCTCAATGAGATCATTTTCAAACTGGTCTTCAAAGCGGTGGAAGCAGCGGCTACGGCGA
This genomic window contains:
- a CDS encoding DUF1302 domain-containing protein, which translates into the protein MTKTTMRAIFKPQALAAAVALGCCAQAHAVDFNIGEIEGTFDSSLSVGASWGMRDADKSLVGTVNGGTGQSSTGDDGRLNFKKGETFSKIFKGIHDLELKYGDTGVFVRGKYWYDFELKDEDREFKPISDKGRKEGAKSSGGQILDAFVYHNYSIADLPGTVRAGKQVVSWGESTFIGNSINSINPIDVSAFRRPGAEIKEGLIPVNMLFGSQSLTDKLSVEGFYQLEWDQTVLDNCGTFFGVDVAADGCNNGYTVGSPAIAPLAPLAAAFGQPIQVTREGVVVPRGGDRDARDSGQWGTALRWLGDDTEYGLYFLNYHSRTPTVGTTTAGLSTLAALPGMVSTANRLAPGSGSGLAQSVMLGRGQYYLEYPEDIRLYGASFATTLPTGTAWTGELSYRPNAPVQVNTNDLTLALLNPIAGGAASPLTTSPGADNKGYRRKEVTQLQSTLTHFFDQVLGAERLTVVGEAAVVRVGGLESRSKLRYGRDSVYGQYGFGGDTGGFVTSTSWGYRARAILDYANVIGGINLKPNLSWSHDVSGYGPNGLFNEGAKAISVGVDADYRNTYTASLSYTDFFGGDYNVLTDRDFVALSFGVNF
- a CDS encoding SDR family oxidoreductase, with product MNESVRFEDKVVIVTGAGGGLGRAHALLFAKQGAKVLVNDLGGSTQGEGANASAADRVVAEIREAGGIAEANHDSVTDGDKLVQNALDVFGRVDVVVNNAGILRDKTFHKMEDADWDLVYRVHVEGAYKVTRAAWPHLREQNYGRVIFTASTSGIYGNFGQSNYGMAKLGLYGLTRTLAIEGRKNNILVNAIAPTGGTRMTEGLIPPQVFEQLKPELVSPLVVYLASEQCQETSGLFEVGGGWMGKVRWERSLGAGFDPRVGFSPEDVAAHWQQICDFEGAAHPKDNIEALKEMMANLQKYSL
- a CDS encoding immunity protein; translated protein: MSIIEQIVKNETVEDVLTVFALGSAIPSLDRMFGRYRYEVIENGELLKTYARLFEEGVLANGDGPIATKGPNWKAPDFMSNNKYA
- a CDS encoding DUF1329 domain-containing protein codes for the protein MKSMRKMILQCGVLALSLLAANVIAAVSPQEADKLGTSLTPLGAEKAGNADGSIPAWTGGIPKNAGAVDSKGFLADPFASEKPLFTITAANVDQYKAKLSEGQVAMFKRYPDTYKIPVYPTHRTVAVPPEIYESAKRSALNVTSINDGNGLANFTGNRYYAFPIPKNGVEVLWNHITRYHGGNLRRIITQVTPQTNGSYTPIRFEEEIAVPQLMKDLDPQQAANVLTFFKQSVTAPARLAGNVLLVHETLDQVKEPRLAWIYNAGQRRVRRAPQVAYDGPGTAADGLRTSDNFDMFSGAPDRYDWKLIGKKEMYIPYNSYKLDSPKLKYDDIVKAGHINQDLTRYELHRVWEVIGTVKPSERHIYAKRHMYIDEDSWQVALADHYDGRGQLWRVAEGHAQYYYDHQAQAYTLEALYDIIAGRYIALGMKNEEKHSFEFGFEAKAADFTPSALRAEGVR
- a CDS encoding S-type pyocin domain-containing protein, which encodes MQRPPAWELTEAIHTTAPAPPGYNPLPATTFDVSSSGAFQRPPAFAGNVHIVKGTAQVLDQEFQVRSSQLAQTLEHELAAARLEVPTHPLPPAEAIIRELGVRNTLMARKTAEFHRQTALGNTFYGSDPLNRPLNDFTARARTMERPLKPDGIAFQTWSFSYRAAHEARLLSQSLQLLNQQQVNVLNWLATVQANDQARIAAEQQAQRAAAELARINEQARLEALAQAARVVAEREQVAAEQHRQQALAEAARQQKEQEEIQAREEARLAALAEAQRLAAEQAQIAADAAAQQIAAEQARQQAQADAQRRMEERQLLAEKTRQEKQQKALRKAQKRRRKKARKTAREQARRQAENALSGQSPVFANAGSMAAFGPTFTGPLGVFGNNPATTLALRTSLRTAVSLALAAISTAAAPVIVGFAALLAPSKLGNGDLYSASVPLSDLAPDLSSDELYQLAAIGGEVDLPVRLGSSTIGDKIEFVVVTTDGLTVPANVPVRAAHFDARTNTYVSTASDTNGPTLTWTPLVNPLNPSTDLPQVDSELPVYDGAEVVPAEGRVDPFPELDRYELGGFITVFPIESGIPPLYVVFSSPYDGAFVRGKFSGRVFNPNQAGGPVLDLDWRSAVISRAGIDAVKLHIARLDQSDANDVMIQRLEEILSGRLAFTDTDLRYYTHENRELERFRALGLSDAFRPDRESPMWNNAHTATLEDFKLEDNESLLYSKDAIAAADKQDELFFRNLLKGGKQ
- a CDS encoding LuxR C-terminal-related transcriptional regulator translates to MTAMTPLLDRPDFLPRLSPHHLPRPRLCEALLESAARVRLICAPAGCGKTALLTECLLQAPVNCTVCWLPLAGASLSVGECCERLARAMGLTTWDEASLLYELARRSTATWVLIDDYCRYPEPALDALLDRMLAVSSPAVTWWIGTRRRPSCNWPRLLLDDALYECEGTALALTRYEIAQVLRHLPPAQADSVAGRIFQRSAGWCAGVRMLMMQKCDWSQKTLPQQRMDTLLDYLQHELFSGLSPELAEAWRVLAQLPRFNASLCDHLFGAGDGAQWMRTLQTLGCFIEPWRGSPDWLQVCAPLSRLMRDEPWPAGRSWHRRACQWFAAGQHWKCAFEQALLAEEYEVAVSLLQHFSFEHLFEEQTVVLLLRLYEQRGEELLLGSAQLVGLITAALLFAGRFAQAADCIGQLSRFLPPPSAGQQRQLIARWQAQQGWLLHLQGRMEEAREHFEQALIDLSPQAWTARLLCLSGRTQQALLCGDLELAHSINREALCLARAEGSLLFEALLELDHAQLLEQRGGAARAEELLANLCEMLDSSVERPTPLLGRIALRRGRLALSMGQPGRAAEFFQQGLDDCLRSFDKRVLYGFLGQAQLAADQGNYAYAFMRLRDAERLMQQRQIPDTVYRGVLLQVSSEFWLQQGRPELAHEALSRVLRHYRGPCARQAPPATLELIPRIECLLILAEARLQQAQQPVVRLQSLLEQAHASRMIVLEAELLLAMSEVVSLLDDPESARQCFDKGRTLASQFNLSRLLMRFEEQAPGIYPDSTLDKQHPDNNNDESSLSLRESQVLRLIASGSSNQQIADKLFISLHTVKTHVRRIHAKLGVERRTHAVARARVLGLCV